A genomic window from Thiomonas arsenitoxydans includes:
- the ptsN gene encoding PTS IIA-like nitrogen regulatory protein PtsN: protein MNRLAQILPPTHVQLDVDVSSKKRAFEYAGLLFENSLGLNRALITDNLFARERLGSTGLGQGVAIPHGRIKGLKQPSAAVIRLRQPIAFEAPDNQPVSLLVVLLVPESANAKHLELLSAIAEMLSDTDLREQLLSEADAAVLHHRISAWAPLQTAA from the coding sequence CCGCCGACCCATGTGCAACTCGACGTGGACGTCAGCAGCAAAAAACGCGCGTTTGAATACGCCGGACTGCTGTTTGAAAACAGCCTTGGACTCAACCGGGCGCTGATTACCGACAATCTGTTCGCCCGCGAGCGGCTGGGCTCCACCGGGCTCGGTCAGGGCGTGGCGATTCCGCATGGGCGCATCAAAGGGCTCAAGCAACCGAGCGCCGCTGTCATTCGCCTGCGTCAGCCCATCGCCTTCGAGGCGCCGGACAACCAGCCGGTGTCACTGTTGGTGGTGCTGCTGGTGCCCGAAAGCGCGAATGCCAAGCACCTCGAACTGCTGTCGGCCATCGCAGAAATGCTCTCCGATACCGATCTGCGCGAACAACTTCTGAGCGAGGCCGACGCCGCCGTGCTGCACCACCGCATCAGCGCCTGGGCGCCTTTGCAAACCGCAGCATGA
- the hprK gene encoding HPr(Ser) kinase/phosphatase: MKASTLAAERLFEANAAQLMWQWIAGQSNPERRFDMAAVEGATSGADLVGYLNYIHPFRVQILGWREVDYLNNSNQEDRLRRIRRIIGLEPPALVLADGKEPPPCLIDECNAAQVPLFRTAETAAFTIDVLRAFLSKHFANRVTQHGVFMDILGLGVLITGESGLGKSELGLDLITRGHGLVADDCVDLLRVAQNTIEGRCPPLLQNLLEVRGIGLLDIKTIFGETAVRRKMRLKLICHLIRRDVLDRNFDRLPAGNLEEDVLGVPIRKVMIPVEAGRNLGVLVESAVRNTILQLRGIDTLNEFQERQRQAMRDGDD, translated from the coding sequence TTGAAAGCTTCCACCCTCGCCGCCGAACGCCTGTTCGAGGCCAATGCCGCACAGCTCATGTGGCAATGGATCGCCGGGCAGAGCAACCCCGAGCGTCGCTTCGACATGGCCGCCGTCGAGGGGGCGACTTCCGGCGCTGATCTGGTGGGGTATCTGAATTACATCCACCCCTTTCGCGTACAGATCCTGGGCTGGCGCGAGGTTGATTACCTCAACAACTCCAACCAGGAAGACCGTCTGCGGCGCATACGCCGCATCATCGGCCTTGAGCCGCCGGCGCTGGTGCTGGCCGACGGCAAAGAGCCGCCGCCCTGTCTGATCGACGAATGCAACGCGGCGCAGGTGCCGCTGTTTCGCACCGCGGAGACGGCCGCCTTCACCATCGACGTGCTGCGCGCCTTTCTGTCCAAGCACTTCGCCAACCGCGTCACCCAGCACGGCGTGTTCATGGACATTCTCGGTCTGGGCGTGCTCATCACTGGCGAGTCCGGCCTGGGCAAGAGCGAGCTGGGGCTGGATCTCATCACGCGGGGTCACGGCCTGGTGGCCGACGATTGCGTGGACCTGCTGCGCGTGGCGCAGAACACCATCGAGGGCCGCTGTCCGCCGCTGTTGCAGAACCTGCTGGAAGTGCGCGGCATCGGTCTGCTCGATATCAAGACCATTTTTGGCGAGACTGCGGTGCGCCGCAAAATGCGGCTAAAGCTCATCTGTCACCTGATTCGCCGCGATGTGCTCGACCGCAACTTCGACCGTCTGCCCGCAGGCAATCTGGAAGAAGATGTGCTGGGTGTGCCGATTCGAAAGGTGATGATCCCGGTGGAAGCCGGACGCAACCTCGGCGTGCTGGTCGAATCAGCCGTGCGCAACACCATTCTGCAACTTCGGGGTATCGACACCCTGAACGAATTTCAGGAACGCCAGCGCCAAGCCATGCGCGATGGGGACGACTGA
- the fur gene encoding ferric iron uptake transcriptional regulator: protein MAQSNAQGLRNTGLKVTQPRLRILEIFQKGTQRHMTAEDVYRVLLDEQQDIGLATVYRVLTQFEQAGILLRSNFESGKSVFEINEGTHHDHLVCLDCGRVVEFFDPEIERRQKKIATEHGFELQEHSLSLYASCAKKTTCPHYNKADHTPLAARPPEHGE from the coding sequence ATGGCTCAGAGCAATGCACAAGGTTTGCGCAATACCGGTCTGAAAGTCACTCAGCCGCGCCTGCGCATTCTGGAGATTTTTCAAAAGGGCACGCAGCGCCACATGACGGCTGAAGATGTGTACCGCGTGCTGCTCGATGAACAGCAGGACATCGGCCTGGCCACGGTGTACCGCGTGCTGACCCAATTCGAGCAGGCCGGCATTTTGCTGCGCAGCAACTTCGAATCGGGCAAGTCGGTGTTCGAGATCAACGAAGGCACGCACCACGACCATCTGGTGTGCCTGGACTGCGGTCGGGTGGTGGAGTTTTTCGATCCTGAGATCGAGCGGCGGCAGAAAAAAATCGCCACGGAACACGGCTTCGAGTTGCAGGAACATTCGCTCTCGCTCTACGCGAGCTGCGCCAAAAAGACCACTTGCCCGCACTACAACAAGGCGGATCACACGCCGCTTGCGGCACGTCCGCCAGAGCACGGCGAGTAG
- a CDS encoding outer membrane protein assembly factor BamE → MRRGLATAALCCLTLLGGCSTTTTQHDLTSIFKPYRADVIQGNFVSREMAEELKPGMTKEQVQAIMGTPLLKTIFNQNRWEYVFSLRQGYHAPIVRRYAVYFDKDGKMVRADGDPLPSEQEFVAQINTLRDGGSKPKSLTEAQLQAEIAAADKKFAQTKRPPAAASQPGNLTVYAPPAEIAELQKAAPPAAASSSAGNP, encoded by the coding sequence TTGCGGCGAGGGCTTGCCACTGCGGCGCTGTGCTGCCTGACCTTGCTGGGCGGTTGCAGCACCACAACCACCCAGCACGATCTCACGTCGATATTCAAGCCCTACCGCGCCGATGTGATTCAGGGAAATTTCGTCTCGCGTGAAATGGCCGAGGAGCTCAAGCCCGGCATGACCAAGGAACAGGTGCAAGCCATCATGGGCACGCCCCTGCTCAAGACCATTTTCAACCAGAACCGCTGGGAATATGTGTTCAGCCTGCGTCAGGGCTATCACGCCCCCATCGTGCGTCGCTACGCCGTGTATTTCGACAAGGACGGCAAGATGGTGCGCGCCGACGGCGATCCGCTGCCTTCCGAGCAGGAGTTCGTCGCGCAGATCAACACCCTGCGCGATGGCGGCAGCAAACCCAAGTCGCTGACCGAGGCGCAGTTGCAGGCCGAAATCGCCGCTGCGGACAAGAAGTTTGCGCAGACCAAGCGTCCGCCTGCCGCAGCCTCGCAGCCCGGCAATCTGACGGTTTACGCACCGCCGGCCGAGATAGCCGAGTTGCAAAAGGCTGCGCCGCCCGCTGCGGCTTCCTCTTCCGCTGGCAATCCTTGA
- the dapB gene encoding 4-hydroxy-tetrahydrodipicolinate reductase, whose protein sequence is MSTSSAETHRIAIAGASGRMGRTLVEAVLAAPDCSIGAALDMPGSPALGQDAGAFAGVHTGVAIRSDLYAALQHVRYFIDFTRPEGTMAHLAACEAAGVAMVIGTTGFDEAQLARIRIASQRIAIVMAPNMSIGVNVVFKLLEQAARALAQGYDIEIIEAHHRHKVDAPSGTALKMGEVVAGALGRDLKQCAVYGREGVTGERDPSTIGFATVRGGDIVGDHTVLFAGTGERIEITHKSSSRATYAQGSLRAVRFLAAKSHGLFDMQDVLGLN, encoded by the coding sequence ATGAGCACATCGTCTGCAGAAACGCATCGCATCGCCATTGCCGGCGCTAGCGGCCGCATGGGCCGCACGCTCGTCGAGGCCGTCCTGGCCGCGCCGGATTGCAGCATTGGCGCCGCGCTCGACATGCCGGGCAGCCCGGCGCTCGGGCAGGACGCCGGGGCGTTTGCCGGGGTGCACACGGGCGTGGCCATCCGCTCCGATCTGTACGCCGCGCTGCAGCATGTCCGCTATTTCATCGACTTCACCCGGCCTGAAGGCACCATGGCGCATCTGGCCGCGTGCGAGGCGGCGGGGGTGGCCATGGTCATCGGCACCACGGGCTTCGACGAGGCGCAGCTCGCGCGCATCCGCATCGCATCGCAGCGCATCGCCATTGTCATGGCGCCCAATATGAGCATCGGCGTGAACGTGGTGTTCAAGCTGCTGGAGCAGGCGGCGCGCGCGCTGGCGCAGGGTTATGACATCGAGATCATCGAAGCCCATCATCGCCACAAGGTGGACGCGCCTTCGGGCACCGCGCTGAAAATGGGCGAGGTCGTCGCGGGTGCGCTCGGGCGCGACCTCAAGCAATGCGCCGTCTATGGCCGCGAAGGCGTCACCGGCGAACGCGACCCGTCCACCATCGGCTTCGCCACCGTGCGCGGCGGCGACATCGTGGGCGACCATACCGTGCTGTTCGCGGGCACGGGCGAGCGCATCGAAATCACCCACAAGTCGAGCAGCCGCGCCACCTACGCCCAGGGCAGCCTGCGCGCCGTGCGCTTTCTCGCCGCCAAATCCCACGGCCTGTTCGACATGCAGGACGTGCTGGGCTTGAACTAA
- a CDS encoding MotA/TolQ/ExbB proton channel family protein, with product MGGLAQFWQQGDALSHLVALVLLAMSVASWFVILWKAALLWRATRRVPAGIAAYWGAASPLQAAAATQSADPDGLSSLMAETASRLARPDTAHRWQSHEDRVTRELREALQAAQRRLQAGHVLLASVGSTAPFVGLFGTVWGIYHALTAIAASGQISVDKVAGPVGETLIMTAAGLAVAIPAVLAYNALSKRARRVQGALEGFAHDLQRLLAASPVL from the coding sequence ATGGGAGGGCTCGCACAGTTCTGGCAGCAGGGTGACGCGCTCAGCCATCTGGTCGCGCTCGTGCTGCTGGCGATGTCGGTGGCGAGCTGGTTTGTCATTTTGTGGAAAGCGGCCCTGCTCTGGCGGGCCACGCGTCGTGTGCCCGCGGGTATTGCGGCGTATTGGGGCGCCGCGTCGCCCTTGCAGGCCGCAGCGGCGACGCAGAGCGCCGACCCCGACGGCCTGTCCAGCCTGATGGCCGAGACCGCCTCCAGGCTGGCGCGGCCCGATACCGCGCATCGCTGGCAGTCGCATGAAGACCGCGTCACCCGCGAATTGCGCGAGGCTTTGCAGGCGGCGCAGCGGCGTCTGCAAGCGGGCCATGTGCTGCTGGCCAGTGTGGGCAGCACCGCCCCGTTCGTCGGCCTGTTCGGTACGGTCTGGGGCATCTATCACGCCCTCACGGCCATTGCAGCGAGCGGGCAGATCAGCGTGGACAAAGTGGCTGGGCCGGTGGGCGAAACCCTCATCATGACCGCAGCAGGTCTGGCCGTGGCCATTCCCGCCGTGCTGGCCTACAACGCGCTGAGCAAGCGGGCGCGCCGCGTGCAGGGTGCGCTTGAAGGGTTTGCGCATGATCTGCAGCGCCTGCTGGCGGCCAGCCCCGTTCTTTGA
- a CDS encoding ExbD/TolR family protein: MSFGSFDQGDEGEAMSDINMTPMIDVMLVLLVIFIITAPLLTGSLKLDLPKVDAPAAQQAPTVLNVGLRKDGQLYLADQTITLAQLTARFAAAAQQSPKTEVHISADAAVPYGDVARVMGAAQNAGLSRIGLITQPPAGNRPGAASAP, encoded by the coding sequence ATGAGCTTCGGCAGTTTTGATCAGGGCGACGAAGGCGAAGCGATGAGCGACATCAATATGACGCCGATGATCGACGTCATGCTGGTGCTGCTGGTGATTTTCATCATCACCGCACCGCTGCTCACCGGCAGTCTCAAGCTCGATCTGCCCAAGGTCGATGCCCCCGCCGCGCAACAGGCGCCGACGGTGCTGAATGTCGGGTTGCGCAAGGATGGGCAACTTTATCTGGCCGACCAAACCATCACCCTGGCGCAGCTCACGGCGCGTTTTGCCGCCGCCGCGCAACAGTCGCCCAAGACCGAGGTGCACATCAGCGCCGACGCCGCCGTGCCCTACGGCGATGTCGCCCGGGTCATGGGCGCCGCGCAAAATGCGGGCCTGAGCCGTATCGGCCTCATCACCCAGCCGCCTGCGGGAAACAGGCCCGGCGCGGCCTCGGCGCCCTAG
- a CDS encoding c-type cytochrome: MIRPMRQMRRALATCGLLAVLGAAWPLAQAAEAVPPQFVGANVAQGQKYYDNLKCAACHAQRMMGSSSAMYTRADRKVHNPQQLMAFTQMCVTQLNHDLFPEEVKDIAAYLNQTYYKFK, translated from the coding sequence ATGATTCGACCGATGCGACAAATGCGGCGAGCCCTCGCCACCTGCGGCCTGCTTGCTGTGCTGGGTGCGGCGTGGCCACTGGCGCAGGCCGCAGAGGCGGTTCCGCCGCAGTTCGTCGGCGCCAATGTCGCGCAGGGCCAGAAGTATTACGACAATCTCAAATGCGCCGCCTGTCATGCCCAGCGGATGATGGGCTCGTCCTCGGCGATGTACACCCGCGCCGACCGCAAGGTGCACAACCCGCAGCAACTGATGGCGTTCACCCAGATGTGCGTCACCCAGCTCAACCACGACCTGTTTCCGGAAGAGGTGAAAGACATCGCCGCCTACCTCAACCAGACTTACTACAAGTTCAAGTAA
- a CDS encoding diguanylate cyclase → MPRLPLHSHRRERPRAQMLLQAVMLLVLMMSAPMSMPAWAAAPSGANASPLVVLVPQDLRHQNLQHSLQVYRENGKRLEPSAVAALPDARFQAVNGSNLGISEDALWLRVHLFRSAQSPEQLVLQLGRPVWREAQAYLLSADLAQASGERPAGIGQLDALHSRYTAYAFQPPEGPSTLLLRVAQYGALTPEFHLWNAGTFRQYAVDDALLQGLFYGMVAALLIYNAFLFLSTHDRAYFAYILWQSATLFYMLAISGVGQHQLWPDTLVWNSIGLVGGLPLMCAGGLYFIRAYLLLPRHAPRTDLALQIVQWLAITLTVAVLLPNSEWLLVPAQLIAAASLVLIAWAAAVRWQQRFMPAIILLLSLFPLLIVGFANIGRTLGWLPETFLTSDALQWVLVFLALVLTYGLSVRVAQLRERATRLQDLLLKDPLTGLLNRNGLFDSGQRQLDRTQDSQAFVAVLWLDLDGLKRINDQFGHAAGDALIQATSARLREAFGPDAVCARLGGDEFAVVLPNLPSPRLAEDLARHALERLRAPYALSGREFRASGSIGVALYPSHAQTLEELLRLADVAMYRAKALGRDTYVVWEPDMEADVQTSLFQFTRPARS, encoded by the coding sequence ATGCCTCGCCTGCCATTGCACTCCCATCGACGCGAGAGGCCGCGTGCGCAGATGCTGCTGCAGGCCGTCATGCTGCTGGTGCTGATGATGTCGGCGCCCATGTCAATGCCCGCCTGGGCGGCTGCCCCCTCCGGCGCTAATGCGAGCCCGTTGGTGGTTCTGGTGCCGCAGGATCTCCGGCACCAGAACCTGCAACACTCGCTGCAGGTTTACCGCGAAAACGGCAAGCGCCTGGAGCCCAGCGCCGTGGCCGCCTTGCCCGATGCGCGGTTCCAGGCGGTCAACGGCAGCAATCTGGGCATCAGCGAAGACGCCCTCTGGTTGCGGGTGCATCTGTTTCGCAGCGCGCAGTCGCCCGAGCAGCTAGTGCTGCAATTGGGTCGCCCGGTCTGGCGTGAGGCGCAGGCTTATCTGCTATCGGCCGATCTGGCGCAGGCCAGTGGTGAGCGCCCCGCGGGCATCGGCCAGCTCGACGCCTTGCATTCGCGTTACACCGCCTACGCCTTCCAGCCGCCCGAAGGACCCAGCACGCTGCTGCTTCGCGTGGCGCAGTACGGCGCGCTCACACCCGAATTTCACCTGTGGAACGCGGGGACGTTCCGCCAATACGCGGTGGACGACGCGCTGCTGCAGGGCCTGTTCTACGGCATGGTGGCGGCGCTGCTGATCTACAACGCCTTCCTGTTTCTGAGTACGCATGACCGGGCCTATTTCGCCTACATCCTGTGGCAATCGGCCACTTTGTTCTACATGCTCGCCATTTCGGGCGTAGGGCAGCACCAACTCTGGCCAGACACCCTCGTCTGGAACAGCATCGGCCTGGTGGGCGGATTGCCGTTGATGTGCGCCGGAGGGCTGTATTTCATCCGCGCCTATCTGCTGTTGCCGCGCCACGCGCCGCGTACCGATCTGGCGCTGCAGATCGTGCAATGGCTGGCCATCACCCTCACGGTGGCGGTGTTGCTGCCCAATAGCGAGTGGCTGCTGGTTCCCGCCCAGCTGATCGCGGCGGCCTCGCTGGTGCTGATTGCGTGGGCCGCGGCGGTGCGCTGGCAGCAGCGGTTCATGCCGGCCATCATCCTGCTGCTCAGCCTGTTTCCCCTGCTGATCGTCGGCTTTGCCAACATCGGACGCACTCTGGGCTGGCTTCCAGAGACTTTTCTCACTTCCGACGCGCTGCAGTGGGTTTTGGTGTTTCTCGCTCTGGTGCTGACCTATGGCCTGTCGGTGCGCGTGGCGCAATTGCGCGAACGCGCCACGCGCTTGCAGGATCTGCTGCTCAAAGACCCGCTCACCGGCCTGCTCAACCGCAACGGCCTGTTCGACAGCGGTCAGCGCCAACTCGACCGCACGCAGGACAGCCAGGCATTTGTCGCCGTGCTGTGGCTCGATCTCGACGGCCTCAAGCGCATCAACGATCAGTTCGGCCACGCCGCGGGAGACGCGCTGATCCAGGCCACCTCGGCGCGGCTGCGCGAAGCCTTCGGGCCGGACGCGGTCTGCGCCCGCCTGGGCGGCGATGAGTTCGCCGTCGTGCTACCCAATCTGCCCTCGCCGCGCCTGGCTGAAGACCTGGCCCGGCATGCGCTGGAGCGGCTGCGCGCGCCCTACGCCCTGTCCGGGCGGGAGTTCCGCGCCTCGGGCAGCATCGGCGTGGCGCTATACCCGTCTCATGCGCAAACGCTGGAGGAGTTGCTGCGCCTAGCCGATGTGGCGATGTATCGCGCCAAGGCCCTCGGGCGCGACACCTATGTTGTGTGGGAGCCGGACATGGAGGCCGACGTGCAGACTTCGCTGTTCCAGTTCACCCGCCCGGCACGGTCTTGA
- a CDS encoding MBL fold metallo-hydrolase has translation MLRYRILPVTAFAQNTCLVWDDATQEAVFTDPGGEVDRLLQAVVEAGVTLRAVWLTHAHIDHAGAAAEVAQRAGVPIIGPHPGDQFWIDALPQQAQRFGFPPAKTFTPDRWLADGDTLQLGSLPFTVRHCPGHTPGHVVFHQPEARRCWVGDVLFAGSIGRTDFPGGNHQQLLDSITGKLWPMGDDTVFIPGHGPESTFGEQRRSNPYVRGT, from the coding sequence ATGCTCCGCTACCGCATTCTCCCGGTCACCGCCTTTGCCCAGAACACCTGTCTCGTGTGGGATGACGCCACGCAGGAGGCGGTTTTCACCGACCCCGGCGGCGAGGTGGATCGTTTGCTGCAGGCGGTGGTCGAGGCCGGCGTGACGCTGCGTGCGGTCTGGCTGACTCACGCTCACATCGACCATGCGGGCGCCGCGGCGGAAGTGGCGCAGCGCGCGGGCGTGCCCATCATCGGCCCGCATCCGGGCGATCAGTTCTGGATCGACGCCCTGCCGCAGCAGGCGCAAAGGTTCGGCTTTCCGCCCGCCAAGACGTTCACGCCAGACCGCTGGCTGGCCGATGGCGACACCCTGCAGCTCGGCTCGCTGCCCTTCACCGTGCGGCATTGCCCTGGCCACACGCCGGGTCATGTGGTTTTCCACCAGCCCGAGGCGCGGCGTTGCTGGGTGGGCGATGTGTTGTTCGCCGGGTCGATCGGCCGCACCGATTTTCCCGGCGGCAATCATCAGCAGCTGCTCGACAGCATCACCGGCAAGCTCTGGCCCATGGGCGATGACACGGTGTTCATTCCCGGGCATGGGCCAGAGTCGACCTTCGGCGAACAACGCCGCAGCAACCCTTACGTGCGCGGCACCTGA
- a CDS encoding cytochrome b/b6 domain-containing protein translates to MSATADAERVPLAIRLFHWALAAAFIGAWALEADWRAAHEWLGYAAAALVVWRLAYAWRAPADWRWRALLHPPRKVLRHAARLARGRAELAAGYNPIAAWNVLAMFAMLLAIAASGWALTTDRYWGDQTLQALHAALVDLMGWLVGFHLLGVAVGSLRARGFLPRSMLDGRRLPH, encoded by the coding sequence ATGAGCGCCACAGCCGACGCTGAGCGGGTGCCGCTGGCCATCCGGTTATTCCACTGGGCGTTGGCGGCGGCTTTCATCGGCGCGTGGGCGCTGGAAGCCGACTGGCGCGCGGCGCACGAATGGCTGGGCTACGCCGCCGCGGCGCTGGTCGTCTGGCGTCTGGCCTATGCCTGGCGCGCCCCCGCGGACTGGCGCTGGCGCGCACTGCTTCACCCCCCGCGCAAGGTGCTGCGTCATGCCGCGCGGTTGGCGCGCGGACGGGCGGAACTGGCCGCGGGCTACAACCCGATCGCTGCCTGGAACGTTCTCGCCATGTTCGCCATGCTGCTGGCGATCGCCGCCAGCGGCTGGGCGCTGACCACCGACCGCTACTGGGGCGACCAGACGCTGCAGGCGCTGCACGCTGCGCTGGTCGATCTCATGGGGTGGCTCGTCGGCTTTCACCTGCTCGGGGTGGCCGTGGGCAGTTTGCGCGCCCGGGGGTTTTTGCCGCGGTCGATGCTCGACGGGCGCAGGCTGCCGCATTGA
- a CDS encoding PepSY domain-containing protein, translated as MSHPALFLSRAAVAAFGALSLSTAFAGPQCTNQPQSAWIDAGKFQMELKAQGYEINKFKITSGQCYEIYGKNQAGKKVEIYFDPVSGKIVKQETR; from the coding sequence ATGTCGCATCCCGCCCTTTTCCTCTCCCGTGCCGCCGTGGCTGCCTTTGGCGCGCTGAGCTTGTCCACCGCCTTCGCCGGGCCGCAGTGCACCAACCAGCCGCAATCGGCGTGGATCGATGCGGGCAAGTTCCAGATGGAGTTGAAGGCGCAGGGCTACGAGATCAACAAATTCAAGATCACCTCGGGGCAGTGCTACGAGATCTATGGCAAGAACCAAGCCGGTAAAAAAGTGGAGATTTACTTCGACCCGGTGAGCGGCAAAATCGTCAAACAGGAAACGCGATGA
- a CDS encoding OmpP1/FadL family transporter, giving the protein MKKLAFVFASLAAPAAQATDGYFQPGYSIKSNGMGGVGIALPQDALAAATNPAGMALIGNRVDGGLSLFKPDRSVSTTGSLGSAMGPAAGTPITGTYSGNDQSLFLIPEIGMNWMLNPRMAVGISMYGNGGMNSGYSEIFPPLQAGTGVDLQQIFISPSFAMKLDDNNAVGIALNLVKQTFRANGLSNFKAYSVDPNKLTDNGHDSSTGVGVRLGWTGTVSPGLTLGATWQPETRMSSFSKYTGLFAGGAHFDIPETYGLGFAWTPVPRWTLAGDVVRINYAKVKAIGNTADCFYQQQCLLGQDNGPAFGWKNITVIKLGAAYQYSPDLTLRFGWNHADNPVLSSQVFLNTIAPAVTQDHLTLGATYAVSKDMEVSVDYVHALDNSVTGPLPPGFATAGSTETVRMNQNTLGVSVGWKF; this is encoded by the coding sequence ATGAAAAAACTTGCATTCGTATTTGCCAGCCTTGCCGCACCGGCCGCCCAGGCCACCGACGGTTACTTTCAGCCGGGTTACAGCATCAAATCCAACGGCATGGGGGGCGTGGGCATCGCCCTGCCGCAGGATGCGCTGGCCGCAGCCACCAACCCGGCCGGCATGGCGCTGATCGGCAACCGCGTGGACGGCGGACTGAGCCTGTTCAAGCCCGACCGCAGCGTGAGCACCACCGGCAGTCTGGGGTCGGCCATGGGCCCGGCCGCTGGCACGCCGATCACCGGCACCTATTCGGGCAATGACCAGTCGCTTTTTCTCATTCCCGAAATCGGGATGAACTGGATGCTCAACCCGCGCATGGCCGTCGGCATCAGCATGTACGGCAACGGCGGCATGAACAGTGGCTACTCTGAAATTTTTCCGCCCCTGCAAGCGGGCACCGGGGTCGATCTGCAGCAGATTTTCATCTCGCCGTCCTTCGCCATGAAGCTCGACGACAACAACGCCGTGGGTATCGCCCTCAACCTGGTGAAGCAAACTTTTCGCGCCAACGGCCTGAGCAATTTCAAGGCCTACTCGGTTGATCCGAACAAGCTCACCGACAACGGCCACGACAGCTCCACCGGCGTGGGTGTGCGGCTGGGCTGGACGGGTACGGTCTCCCCCGGCCTCACTCTGGGCGCCACCTGGCAACCCGAAACCCGCATGAGCAGTTTCAGCAAATACACCGGACTGTTCGCCGGAGGCGCGCATTTCGACATTCCCGAAACCTACGGCCTGGGCTTTGCCTGGACGCCCGTGCCGCGGTGGACCCTGGCCGGCGACGTGGTGCGCATCAACTACGCCAAGGTCAAGGCCATCGGCAATACCGCCGACTGCTTCTATCAGCAGCAATGCCTGCTCGGCCAGGACAACGGCCCGGCTTTCGGCTGGAAGAACATCACGGTGATCAAGCTCGGCGCGGCCTACCAGTACAGCCCCGACCTGACCCTGCGCTTCGGCTGGAACCACGCCGACAACCCGGTGCTGAGTTCACAGGTCTTTCTCAACACCATCGCCCCCGCGGTTACCCAAGACCACCTCACCCTCGGCGCCACCTATGCGGTGAGCAAGGACATGGAAGTCTCGGTGGATTACGTCCATGCGCTCGACAACAGCGTGACCGGCCCGCTGCCGCCCGGCTTCGCCACGGCGGGCTCGACGGAAACCGTGCGCATGAACCAGAACACGCTGGGCGTGTCGGTCGGCTGGAAGTTTTGA
- a CDS encoding BON domain-containing protein gives MSTTSPMRYPLRPAGTERPRSNTPRPTLPAAPDDADQRLRAQVLERLSQTSLRHLGIQIEVQAGLVRLCGTLRDPKLRTHAEWLVFTTAGVQAVCSDWQIDPGRAPSSPH, from the coding sequence ATGTCCACAACTTCCCCGATGCGCTACCCGCTACGCCCTGCCGGAACCGAGCGGCCGCGCTCCAACACGCCCCGCCCGACGCTACCCGCCGCCCCTGACGACGCCGACCAGCGCCTGCGCGCGCAGGTGCTGGAGCGTCTGAGCCAGACTTCTCTGCGGCACCTCGGCATTCAGATCGAGGTTCAGGCAGGCTTGGTGCGTCTGTGCGGCACCCTGCGCGACCCCAAGCTGCGCACCCATGCGGAATGGCTCGTGTTCACCACGGCAGGGGTGCAGGCGGTGTGCAGCGATTGGCAGATCGACCCCGGCAGGGCTCCGTCCTCGCCGCATTAA
- a CDS encoding DUF6691 family protein: protein MNKLAFFSGLLFGLGVLLSGMTNPDKVLGFLNIAGAWDPCLLLVLVTAVVVAFAPMQLAQRRSKALLGEPIAFPDTRSITGKLILGSAVFGVGWGMTGLCPGPSLASLASLHAPQWLFFASMMAGMAGFELWQRAAAKSSQTAPLQTNRKAAPLTAKP, encoded by the coding sequence ATGAACAAGCTCGCGTTTTTCTCCGGCCTGCTGTTCGGCCTGGGCGTGCTGCTTTCCGGCATGACCAACCCCGACAAGGTGCTGGGTTTTCTCAATATCGCCGGCGCCTGGGACCCCTGTCTGTTGCTGGTTCTCGTCACCGCCGTCGTCGTGGCCTTCGCGCCCATGCAGCTCGCGCAGCGTCGCAGCAAGGCGCTGCTGGGCGAGCCCATCGCCTTTCCCGATACCCGCAGCATCACCGGCAAGCTGATTCTGGGCAGCGCGGTGTTCGGCGTCGGCTGGGGCATGACCGGGCTGTGCCCCGGCCCGTCGCTGGCCTCACTGGCTTCGCTGCACGCGCCGCAATGGCTGTTTTTCGCCAGCATGATGGCCGGCATGGCGGGCTTCGAGCTGTGGCAGCGCGCCGCGGCCAAGTCATCGCAAACCGCACCGCTCCAAACAAACCGCAAGGCCGCCCCGCTGACGGCCAAACCCTGA